A region of the Hirundo rustica isolate bHirRus1 chromosome 5, bHirRus1.pri.v3, whole genome shotgun sequence genome:
GATTGTGGCTGGGATTTCCTGGGGTTATCCCCTCCGGGTGAGACCCTAAGGGCAGCGCCTGGGTCCCAGATCACCTCTGGAGCTGATGGCtcggaggaggaaggggaaagcaCAGCCCCGGCGCAGGCGGGGATCgctggcagggagaggcagggcagggccgagCTGAGCGCTGCCTTCGGTCGGGCTCGCTCTCCTGGGAAGAGTCCCTGTGACTTGTGACCTCCTTGGCCGGGAGCGCTCAGCCAGCAGCCAAAGATTGTTCCTGCCTCCAGTCCTGGCTCAGCCTCCCAATTTATGCCCCTTAGATATTATCGGAAAGTTCCTGACTCATCCAGGCTAGCAGCGCTGCCAGCTTCCCGAGCTCCCTATTGGTTTGCCTCCAAAGTTCAGGCAGATCATGGGAGCTCTGCTGGCCCCAGGCACTTTGGGACATCAGGGTGGCTTTGCAGAGAGGTGGGAAGGTGCCTGCGTCCCTGAGAGACTGGGAGCTTCTACATTGACCAGAGGTGACAAACTTCCgaggtgctcccagccctgctgggaggaTCCTGCTGCGCTTGATGGCCTtgctgggctgcagaggctgtctgctgcctgctggagaAATTGGAAAGGTCCAGCTGTGTTGGGGCAAGGATTATGGAAACACGGATGGATTCTGAACCTTGGTGTGAAGGATCCTTGGTCCAggcctccctgctgctgtggtggcCAGATGGTTTATTCAGTAACTGGATTCCAGCTCGtcattcctctcctcctccctgtcctATGGTTTGCATCCTCAGCCTGAGGAGGGTGAGAGCTCAGAGGCATCTCCAAGTGCTTGTCCTCAGGAGAGAAGAGCGGCCGTGGCCTCAGTCCCATCTCCAAGACCCCTTTGCTTGGGAAATGGGGTCCTTCACATGAGTATCCACAGAaccaaaaaaagacattttggcTGGATTAATGAGTCCCTGCTCACCAGTGCCAGATCCCATTGTTTCTGCACACAGGCACCGAATGTTTCTGTCCTCCCCGCTCGGGATTAGTTCATTGCAGCTGGAGTGagttttcctgctcttcccagtgcTGGGCTCGGGATGCTCTGAGGGTGTAAATAAATGAATACATGGAATAAAAACGCCTCTCGATGTCATGCAGTGTTGGCACACTCTTCCCTCATCCCAACCGCTCTGAgggggccagggctgcaccagTGCTGAGTTCAGCCCTAGAAAGGGGCGAAAAACCAGAAGTCAGCtggtggggacagagggagaaaTGACTCATCTTCATGCTAAGAAATGGAGGGGAATGAATGCACAAGGAAAtggggggagaggagaaagaggagtCTTGTGTTATCATTCCCAGCTGCACAGTggctgctgtgaggaggagctTCTTCCCCCGCTGCTGGGAGGAGATGCTGGGAAGATGGAGGATTGGGGATGGGGGTATCCCAAACTGGGGAGAATATGGGGCTGATATATGTCAGGACAACCAGTCTGGTTTAAACCTCGCCTCTAGGTACCCAGCTGTATTTCCCCTCTCTTTATTTTAGATGGTTCTCACCATTTTAAAGCCCAAACCTATTTCCAGCTTAATTCCCAGGCCCTTCAGTGCCCTCCCAGTGAGCTCCAGCTTGCCCCCAAGCTTGCCCCCTGTTATTAACATTTCTTTGTCTCACTCCTAGGACTGGGCGATGACTCCCCGGAATCACCCCTGGTCCCCATCCGCCCCCCCTTCCTCtgggggggtgtcccggtgaAACCAGACTCCAGGGATGCAGATGTCCCCACGCCAGCTCCGGGCCAGCCCTCGCTGTCCTTGTCCACGGAACCCTCCGGAGATGGAACATCCTCCAGGCCCCCGGAGGGGGACGACCACAATGCCACCGTCCCCGTGGCAGCGCCGTCCCCTGCTCCTGTCTCTGTCACCGCAAGCTCCGTGGCCGCCGCTGACGGTCCTTCTGCGGCCTCCGGCCCCGGCTCGGTGCCACCCACCTGGGGGACAGCGCCGGCTCTCCGGACGCCAAGCACCGCCAGCCTGGCGAGAAGCACGATGGATCTGggggcagctgccagccccgcaGACGCCGCTGCGCCGTCACccccctcttcccttcccaccaGCGGCCCCTTCTCACCTCCCGGCGTGGCCTCGACCCCGACGCCCGTCCT
Encoded here:
- the PARM1 gene encoding prostate androgen-regulated mucin-like protein 1, whose protein sequence is MRCCCRLLFLALLLLPAGLGDDSPESPLVPIRPPFLWGGVPVKPDSRDADVPTPAPGQPSLSLSTEPSGDGTSSRPPEGDDHNATVPVAAPSPAPVSVTASSVAAADGPSAASGPGSVPPTWGTAPALRTPSTASLARSTMDLGAAASPADAAAPSPPSSLPTSGPFSPPGVASTPTPVLASPGATRPPPLTKDVPSLGTLAVASSLAMEPTSPPVTVTSPTGGEAAASEKTTGVTMEEVPRALSAGSIVAITVTVIVVVVLVFAAAAYLKIRHSSYGRLLDDHDYGSWGNYNNPLYDDS